The proteins below come from a single Vanessa cardui chromosome 7, ilVanCard2.1, whole genome shotgun sequence genomic window:
- the LOC124530985 gene encoding uncharacterized protein LOC124530985 encodes MFKNILFQVVVTQQKCKSYTKVCKGYLTYRINKSYFHNGTCLLNPRNPPKSNSQTSPAIATKYQVITETNSPVIEHTADELYVEDKYPILSDEFDGINLERGKNGVYEIEDLVELLQRENSKDIFVATVPKEINYVDYICVVSARSKRHILALAEFVRKVYKKKCHKNDYIPKIEGKDSEEWMAIDLGNIALHIFSEKTRKVYDLETLWSVGSEFDEKTNKSNEVIDMLENYSSYLKDLKPLA; translated from the exons atgtttaaaaatattctatttcaagTTGTTGTTACCCAGCAGAAATGTAAAAGTTACACAAAAGTCTGTAAAGGTTATCTTACCTACaggataaataaaagttatttccaTAATGGGACATGCTTGTTAAATCCTAGGAACCCTCCAAAGTCGAATAGTCAAACATCCCCAGCAATAGCTACTAAATATCAGGTTATAACAGAAACAAACTCACCAGTGATTGAACATACTGCAGATGAACTTTATGTAGAAGACAAATATCCCATTTTAAGTGATGAATTTGATGGGATTAATTTAGAAA GAGGAAAAAATGGTGTTTATGAAATAGAAGATCTTGTAGAATTACTGCAAAGAGAGAACTCAAAAGACATATTTGTAGCAACTGTAccaaaagaaattaattatgtagATTATATATGTGTAGTTAGTGCAAGAAGTAAAAGACATATTCTGGCACTAGCCGAGTTTGTAAGGAAGGTCTATAAAaagaaatgtcataaaaatgacTATATACCAAAAATTGAGGGCAAAGATTCGGAGGAATGGATGGCTATAGATTTAg GTAACATAGCCCTACATATATTCTCGGAAAAAACAAGAAAGGTTTATGACTTGGAAACATTATGGTCAGTTGGatcagaatttgatgaaaagaCCAATAAGAGCAATGAAGTTATAGATATGTTAGAAAACTATAGCTCATATTTGAAAGATCTTAAGCCATTAGCATGA
- the LOC124530984 gene encoding cyclin-Y-like protein 1 — MGNQNSCCCYRSPSPIRKDIVKLEDYLPEGEVSSNNIQHISEREPDDGDIDPSQDPIAGTIFMERSKASIENGITRKRSQHQIAENKLKKSSSCSTIYLDDSTVSQPNLKNTVKCVALAIYYHIKNRTSERRLDIFDEKLHPLSKEGVSEDYDKYNPEHKQIYKFVRTLFNAAQLTAECAIITLVYLERLLICAELDIAPSNWKRIVLGAILLASKVWDDQAVWNVDYCQILKDITVEDMNELERQFLEMLQFNINVPSSVYAKYYFDLRTLAEANDLAFPSEPLSKERAQKLEAMSRVMEDKISAEVVKNGIKKWSSLDNVNSGAGVRRSVAILS; from the coding sequence ATGGGTAACCAAAATAGTTGCTGCTGTTACCGAAGTCCTTCGCCGATCAGAAAGGACATCGTTAAACTTGAAGATTATCTCCCTGAAGGGGAAGTAAGTTCAAATAACATTCAACACATCAGTGAAAGAGAACCAGATGATGGAGATATAGACCCATCACAAGATCCAATTGCAGGCACAATCTTCATGGAAAGATCAAAAGCCTCCATTGAGAATGGTATTACAAGAAAGCGAAGTCAACATCAAATAgctgaaaataaattgaaaaaaagcaGTTCCTGTTCTACTATATACTTAGATGATAGCACTGTGTCTcaaccaaatttaaaaaacacagtAAAGTGTGTAGCTCTTGCTATATACTACCATATAAAGAACAGAACATCAGAGAGAAGGCTGGAtatatttgatgaaaaattgCATCCCTTGAGTAAAGAAGGAGTCAGTGAagattatgataaatataatccaGAACACAAgcagatttataaatttgtaagaACATTATTTAATGCTGCTCAATTGACAGCTGAGTGTGCTATTATTACTTTAGTATATTTGGAACGACTTCTCATTTGTGCCGAGCTTGATATTGCACCTTCTAATTGGAAAAGAATAGTGTTGGGAGCGATTCTGCTTGCAAGTAAGGTATGGGATGATCAAGCTGTATGGAATGTTGATTATTGTCAAATATTGAAGGATATCACGGTGGAAGATATGAATGAATTAGAAAGACAATTTTTAGAAATGCTACAGTTCAATATAAATGTCCCCTCTAGTGTATATGCTAAGTATTATTTTGACTTGCGTACCCTCGCTGAAGCTAATGATTTAGCATTCCCTAGTGAGCCATTGAGTAAAGAAAGAGCACAAAAATTAGAAGCAATGTCGAGAGTGATGGAGGATAAAATATCAGCTGAAGTCGTTAAGAATGGTATCAAGAAGTGGTCAAGTTTAGATAATGTCAATTCTGGTGCAGGTGTGAGGCGTAGTGTGGccatattatcttaa
- the LOC124530936 gene encoding uncharacterized protein LOC124530936, translating to MRRKSERTATKKTRVSPEPKEKVEKVRRTRTRRRKHSSSSESESAEDPVPKETVVVSQTETTVPPKPAKEDSPEESQEQVWHVKATESSGDVGEIKKLKICLARPPSTPERPDRSPRSRRKHSRATSSSDTQSVEGEEKKKSKHRSKKSTEAKDVTDKNQDSQGDEAEVATQASLTTEPESTEISESTQQSTAVADETPMSTTTEEIKDDKVESTEPSEGKDSDQKAVEESKDNESKDKPSDADTTVVSPKSDEDKDKDSDSHKNESPARKRSLSEEKSEILELHADESRCESSEISLNESQGEDAKATLDQDKDISSVVSNEVSINESTTEISGKKESNNEDIININKNDVVESTKSVETEKAILVPIETNDEVTTETMEKIDDDQNNEKEDNHSVTDIPKVQDSPEVSNNKPIQDIPEEQTINSVTNDEMNVDVPNCETTQENVPDNKIISDDNNEKTIEDVPNIKTNQDVTEHKSSEDVSEDPKSKSPEVSSNNSIPNVSNDQSAQEIATDQTIPLVINRKRRWGSRPSKLSTQKSITISTDILKEIIPDVKPAEFDEVIEEKKHKRVEVAAKIERPVLPKIVIDNTENVEINKEHKSEDRDKENVKAKDSNLASMRKISIVRDNDDFISRPPSPPKHKQSSILYITNLVRPFTLPQLKNLLQRTGKIMENGFWIDRIKSKCFVKYETEDQAVETRHALHGVTWPVSNPKTLHVDFSTEEDFDKAKANEDTDNAQASTIPGTVEDWLREQDLKREKGEIDKPWEKKASMREWDFGKNEKNKETGRPDKMLRDERPLEKRRHRTPERSPEPARKFKKKEEEAPAKLLDDLFRKTKTTPCIYWLPLSAETIAIKEEQRRQHMAEHERRLQELRRTHRRHYFENGLCSLEKMKTWLALVSLAVAVSAENPFTLEEFVTGRFSQRSFNGTWISDTEFTYTIAGEPGIYVFDVPTLSSNVLVSGELLSFLNTSRPILSEDRRYILAPSEVESVYRYSTTAKYALYEIATGNVRNIANHQRLQLCIFGGGHSLAYVLDNNLYYLPENTDQPIQITTDGIPGVIYNGHADWVYEEDVMYTGQATWFSPDGNYLAFASYDDTLVETYSYYYYVDKSDPDDLYPELFHLKYPKVGRVNPTVVLRVVDLRTPGPTLSNVTLEAPSAVSSDHILGGVTWTSETEIAAHWLNRRQNYTVLRICNVETLQCEEEHRAQSNGWVPIYMPRFSRAGDFYISTRWSLEQADGNIWQHLYVSVRVNGEIVSSSVTPGAFTVNNFVGMDEDNLAYYYTRTVTNAPWQSQVHVAGARAGCLSCDLRLPDGGPCAWATATASRHASYLTITCQSPEEPSATYIIDPLNRQTLYVWEDNQVVRERLVGKIRPQSIITTVPLENGYPAPVRLFLPPGLNVSDTTTKYPVVFYVYSGPNTNTVYDTFTVGYHSYLTTSRDTIYMMADRRGAGLNGQEMLYSLNNALGTVEIFDHFVVLRQVLSRYGFMDPDRVAIWGHSYGGYATLLTLVHDDQNMFQCGVSTAPVTSWLYYNTMYTERYMGLPTPEDNLAGYEAGDVTLLAEKLRGKKFYVMHGNADDNVHYQNAAKLFKILAELNIPFDQMSYPDEAHSLTGVNMHRYGTMNRYFEKCIGIPAEV from the exons ATGCGTCGTAAAAGCGAGCGCACCGCTACTAAAAAAACAAGAGTCTCTCCTGAGCCAAAAGAAAAGGTTGAAAAGGTAAGGCGGACTAGAACACGCCGCAGAAAACATTCGTCGTCGTCAGAAAGTGAATCTGCTGAAGATCCTGTTCCAAAAGAAACAGTCGTGGTTAGTCAAACTGAGACCACCGTCCCGCCAAAACCTGCAAAAGAAGACAGCCCCGAAGAGTCACAAGAGCAAGTGTGGCACGTTAAAGCTACGGAAAGTTCAGGGGATGTTGGTGAGATTAagaagcttaaaatatgtttagCGCGTCCGCCCTCAACACCAGAAAGGCCCGACAGATCACCAAGAAGCAGAAGGAAGCATTCACGAGCAACAAGTTCGAGTGACACTCAAAGTGTAGAAGGAGAGGAGAAGAAGAAGTCGAAACATCGTTCTAAGAAATCAACTGAAGCTAAAGATGTGACAGACAAGAATCAAGATAGTCAGGGAGATGAGGCCGAAGTTGCAACACAAGCGTCATTGACGACGGAACCTGAATCTACAGAAATTAGTGAAAGTACTCAACAAAGTACAGCTGTAGCTGATGAGACACCAATGTCAACAACAACGGAAGAAATTAAAGATGACAAGGTAGAATCAACAGAACCAAGTGAAGGTAAGGACAGTGATCAAAAGGCGGTAGAAGAATCAAAGGATAATGAATCTAAAGATAAGCCATCTGATGCTGATACAACAGTTGTTTCTCCAAAATCAGATGAAGACAAAGATAAAGACAGTGACTCTCACAAAAATGAGAGCCCTGCACGAAAAAGGAGTCTGTCAGAAGAGAAATCAGAAATTTTAGAATTACATGCAGATGAAAGTAGATGTGAATCTTCAGAGATAAGTCTAAATGAATCTCAGGGGGAAGACGCCAAAGCTACATTAGATCAGGACAAAGACATTAGCAGTGTGGTCTCAAATGAGGTAAGTATTAATGAAAGTACAACTGAAATTTCAGGGAAAAAAGAATCTAATAATGaggacataataaatattaataaaaatgatgttGTAGAGAGCACTAAAAGTGTAGAAACAGAGAAGGCAATATTAGTTCCAATAGAAACCAATGATGAAGTAACCACTGAAACTATGGAAAAAATAGACGATGACCAGAACAATGAGAAAGAGGATAACCATTCTGTTACTGACATTCCAAAGGTACAAGATAGTCCAGAAGTTTCAAATAATAAGCCTATTCAGGATATTCCAGAAGAACAAACTATTAATAGTGTGACCAATGATGAAATGAATGTAGATGTTCCCAATTGTGAAACTACACAAGAAAATGTTcctgataataaaattattagtgacgataataatgaaaaaacgaTTGAAGATGttccaaatattaaaactaatcaAGATGTCACTGAACACAAAAGTTCAGAAGATGTTTCTGAAGATCCCAAAAGTAAATCTCCAGAAGTTTCCAGCAATAATTCTATTCCAAATGTTTCAAATGACCAATCTGCTCAAGAGATTGCTACTGACCAAACAATACCATTGGtaattaatagaaaaagaaGATGGGGTTCACGTCCAAGTAAATTGTCCACACAAAAATCTATAACAATTTCTACTGATATTCTCAAGGAGATAATACCTGATGTTAAGCCCGCTGAGTTTGATGAAGTGATTGAAGAAAAGAAACATAAGCGGGTAGAGGTAGCTGCTAAAATTGAAAGACCAGTATTGCCAAAAATTGTTATTGACAACACAGAAAATGTAGAAATTAACAAGGAACATAAATCAGAAGACAGGGATAAGGAGAATGTTAAAGCAAAGGATTCAAATCTTGCTTCAATGCGGAAAATATCCATTGTCAGAGACAATGATGACTTTATATCAAGACCACCGAGTCCACCGAAACATAAACAGTCTAGCATTCTGTATATAACAAACTTAGTAAGGCCATTCACATTGCCACAgttgaaaaatttattacaaagaaCTGGAAAAATTATGGAGAATGGATTTTGGATTGACAGAATAAAGTCAAAATGTTTTGTGAAATATGAAACTGAAGA TCAAGCTGTAGAGACTCGTCATGCTTTGCACGGAGTTACTTGGCCGGTGTCAAATCCGAAGACGTTACATGTAGATTTCTCAACAGAAGAAGACTTTGATAAAGCTAAAGCTAATGAAGACACAGACAATGCTCAGGCATCGACAATTCCTGGAACTGTTGAAGATTGGCTACGGGAGCAAGATTTAAAGAGAGAAAAAGGAGAAATA gataAACCATGGGAGAAGAAAGCTTCGATGCGTGAGTGGGACTTTGGCAAGAACGAAAAGAACAAGGAAACCGGGCGACCAGACAAGATGCTACGGGATGAACGACCGCTTGAAAAAAGAAGACACCGCACTCCTGAACGAAGTCCGGAACCCG cgaggaagtttaagaaaaaagagGAGGAGGCACCAGCCAAGCTATTGGATGATTTATTTAGAAAGACAAAAACAACTCCATGCATATACTGGCTTCCGCTGTCAGCGGAAACG ATAGCAATAAAAGAGGAGCAACGGCGGCAACATATGGCCGAGCACGAGCGGCGGCTGCAGGAGCTGCGTCGAACGCACCGCAGACATTA TTTTGAAAATGGGTTATGTTCATTGGAAAAGATGAAAACGTGGTTGGCGCTGGTCTCACTGGCGGTGGCGGTGAGCGCAGAGAATCCTTTCACATTGGAAGAGTTCGTTACGGGACGATTTTCACAGCGGAGCTTCAATGGAACATGGATATCTG ATACTGAGTTTACATATACAATAGCCGGTGAGCCGGGTATCTATGTCTTTGATGTCCCAACACTTTCTTCGAACGTCCTTGTATCTGGGGAATTGTTG AGTTTCCTGAACACCAGCAGACCTATACTTTCTGAAGACAGACGATATATTTTGGCTCCAAGTGAAGTCGAATCA GTATACAGATATTCTACAACGGCTAAATACGCTCTCTACGAAATAGCTACAGG caatgtaagaaatatcgCCAATCATCAGCGTCTACAGCTGTGCATCTTCGGCGGCGGGCATTCCTTAGCTTACGTGTTGGACAATAACTTGTACTATTTGCCGGAAAATACTGACCAGCCTATTCAGATCACCACTGATGGCATCCCTGGAGTCATTTACAATGGGCATGCTGATTGGGTCTACGAAG AGGACGTCATGTACACTGGACAAGCGACCTGGTTCTCTCCTGATGGCAACTATTTAGCCTTCGCCAGTTACGACGACACATTAGTGGAAACATACTCGTATTATTACTACGTAGACAAGAGTGACCCGGATGACTTGTACCCTGAACTATTTCATCTCAAATATCCGAag GTCGGTCGAGTAAACCCCACAGTAGTTCTTCGCGTAGTCGACCTTAGGACACCAGGACCTACACTTTCAAACGTAACCCTGGAGGCACCAAGCGCAGTCTCTAGTGATCATATCCTAGGGGGAGTTACTTGGACCAGTGAAACAGAGATAGCTGCACATTGGCTTAATCGCAGACAGAATTATACTGTTCTTAGGATTTGCAATGTCGAAACATTGCAGTGCGAA GAGGAACATCGTGCTCAATCAAATGGTTGGGTACCCATCTATATGCCCCGCTTCAGCAGAGCTGGAGACTTCTATATATCTACACGCTGGTCGTTGGAACAAGCTGATGGCAATATTTGGCAACATTTGTATGTCAGTGTAAGAGTCAATGGAGAAATCGTATCCAGTTCCGTCACCCCTGGAGCATTCACTGTGAACAATTTCGTTGGAATGGATGAAGATAATTTGGCTTa CTACTACACGCGCACGGTCACCAACGCGCCGTGGCAGTCGCAGGTGCACGTggcgggcgcgcgcgcgggCTGCCTCAGCTGCGACCTGCGCCTGCCCGACGGCGGCCCGTGCGCCTGGGCCACGGCCACCGCTAGCCGACACGCCTCCTACCTCACCATCACCTGCCAGTCGCCCGAGGAGCCTTCCGCCACCTACATCATCGACCCATTG AATCGTCAAACCTTATACGTTTGGGAGGACAATCAGGTTGTACGTGAACGTCTCGTTGGTAAAATCAGACCACAGAGCATCATAACGACGGTGCCTCTGGAAAATGGTTACCCGGCACCCGTGAGGCTATTCTTACCCCCTGGGCTGAATGTTAGCGACACAACTACCAAGTACCCAGTCGTATTCTATGTGTATTCAGGACCGAATACGAATACCGTGTATGATACTTTCACTGTTG GTTACCATTCATACCTAACTACCAGCCGTGACACCATTTACATGATGGCGGATAGACGTGGGGCGGGACTGAATGGACAGGAAATGCTATATTCCCTCAACAATGCGCTTGGAACTGTTGAAATATTTGatcattttgttgttttaag GCAGGTATTGAGTCGCTACGGGTTTATGGATCCCGACCGCGTTGCGATCTGGGGCCACAGCTATGGAGGATACGCCACGCTCCTGACGTTGGTGCACGATGACCAGAACATGTTCCAGTGTGGCGTGTCCACAGCACCCGTCACTTCTTGGTTGTATTATA ACACAATGTACACCGAGAGATACATGGGTCTCCCCACGCCTGAAGACAATTTAGCTGGTTACGAAGCTGGCGATGTAACGTTGCTGGCAGAGAAACTTCGAGGCAAGAAATTCTACGTCATGCACGGCAATGCGGACGACAACGTCCATTACCAGAACGCTGCCAAGCTCTTCAAGATCCTCGCGGAGCTGAACATACCATTCGATCAGATG TCATATCCCGATGAAGCTCACAGTCTGACTGGTGTCAACATGCACAGATACGGTACAATGAACCGTTATTTCGAAAAATGCATCGGCATCCCCGCTGAAGTCTAA